The following coding sequences lie in one Lolium perenne isolate Kyuss_39 chromosome 2, Kyuss_2.0, whole genome shotgun sequence genomic window:
- the LOC127322031 gene encoding uncharacterized protein, whose product MAGWYEEASGLLLRPPALAEMAVDVLLCAVPIWAAVMIGLFIGWAWRPRWTGLLFLGFRSRLRLLYVPPGLGARRLWLACTALSAFSVAPSLLSSAFRRHGKRQRQDHDTDQPCGDAAAYADGRSIFEGKHDSITEKDLDHLVQLLDDKESGHTAWQHLMERTTSNMTYKAWRHEPEVGPIMHCSQTIFEDATPELVRDFFWDDDFRLKWDPMLVCFKTLDEFPQNGTTIIHWIKKFPFFCSDREYIFGRRIWESGKAYYCVTKGVPYPSLPKKEKPRRVELYFSSWRIRPVQSPKQDGQQPMACEVTLVHYEDMGIPKDVAKVGVRHGMWGAVKKLQSGFRAYQLMRKSENILSRSAIMARVTTKTCIAGSDDPFDQGPSTAERSSNEDSNSRAVQQGFDWKWVVVGGAVAAVCVLNTGIVGKALLLGAARRHAKK is encoded by the exons ATGGCGGGGTGGTACGAGGAGGCCTCGGGCCTGCTGCTGCGCCCGCCGGCCCTGGCGGAGATGGCGGTGGACGTGCTGCTCTGCGCCGTGCCGATCTGGGCCGCCGTCATGATCGGCCTCTTCATCGGCTGGGCGTGGCGCCCGCGCTGGACGGGGCTGCTCTTCCTCGGCTTCCGcagccgcctccgcctcctctaCGTGCCGCCCGGCCTCGGCGCGCGCCGCCTCTGGCTCGCCTGCACCGCGCTCTCCGCCTTCTCCGTCGCGCCAAGCCTGCTCTCCTCCGCCTTCCGCCGCCACGGCAAGCGCCAGCGCCAGGATCACGACACGGACCAACCCTGCGGGGACGCTGCCGCGTATGCCGACGGCAG GTCAATATTTGAGGGAAAGCATGATAGTATCACAGAGAAGGACCTAGATCACCTCGTGCAACTTTTGGATGATAAGGAGAGTGGGCATACAGCGTGGCAGCATTTGATGGAGCGTACTACTTCCAACATGACGTACAAGGCCTGGCGTCATGAGCCCGAG GTGGGACCTATAATGCATTGCAGCCAGACTATTTTTGAGGATGCTACACCTGAACTGGTTAGAGATTTCTTCTGGGACGATGATTTTCGTCTAAAGTGGGATCCCATGCTTGTGTGCTTCAAAACTTTGGATGAGTTCCCCCAGAATGGAACCACCATTATTCACTGGATAAAAAAG TTCCCTTTCTTTTGCAGTGACCGTGAATACATTTTCGGACGGCGTATTTGGGAATCTGGGAAGGCTTACTATTGTGTTACAAAG GGAGTTCCTTATCCATCTTTGCCCAAGAAGGAAAAACCCAGACGTGTGGAATTGTACTTCTCGAGTTGGCGTATTAGACCTG TTCAGTCGCCCAAACAAGATGGCCAGCAACCCATGGCATGTGAAGTAACTTTGGTTCACTACGAGGACATGGGTATACCCAAGGATGTCGCCAAGGTCGGTGTTCGTCACGGCATGTGGGGTGCTGTCAAAAAGCTTCAGTCTGGGTTTAGAGCATATCAGCTAATGAGAAAATCAGAAAACATCCTGTCACGCAGCGCTATCATGGCCAGGGTGACCACCAAGACGTGCATTGCTGGTTCTGATGACCCCTTTGATCAAGGGCCCTCCACCGCAGAAAGATCCAGCAATGAGGATAGCAACTCCAGGGCAGTCCAACAGGGGTTTGACTGGAAATGGGTGGTGGTTGGTGGGGCGGTGGCTGCAGTCTGCGTGCTCAACACGGGCATCGTAGGGAAGGCCCTCTTACTTGGAGCTGCAAGAaggcatgcaaaaaagtga